A genomic region of Colletotrichum destructivum chromosome 1, complete sequence contains the following coding sequences:
- a CDS encoding Putative short-chain dehydrogenase/reductase SDR, NAD(P)-binding domain superfamily, with protein sequence MSPKYITKLEDKLVVVIGGTSGIGFAVAEASVEFGARVVVASRSQERVDDAVKKLAASYPDARHRIRGHVINLYGDNSEASITELFESITNGGRDQVDHVVETAGESIHSLTLPEVTPQRIAEATSSRVTGSVMLAKVVGNYLKKAHTSSLTFTGGASADKPPRGMSVLAIIGGAKNSLTRGLAVDLSPVRVNLVSPGAVQTAVLDSLFENMKFGNGSADFEAAKVMLKNASVSGRIGDPEDVAEAYLSLMRNHFVTGTVLDVNGGMFLK encoded by the coding sequence ATGTCGCCAAAATACATTACCAAGCTCGAAGACAAGCTTGTCGTCGTAATTGGCGGAACATCCGGCATTGGGTTCGCCGTTGCGGAAGCCAGCGTCGAGTTCGGCGCGCGCGTTGTAGTCGCGAGCCGAAGTCAGGAAagggtcgacgacgcggtcaAGAAACTCGCAGCATCCTACCCAGACGCTAGACATCGAATCCGGGGCCACGTCATAAACCTGTACGGCGACAACTCAGAGGCGAGCATCACGGAGCTCTTCGAATCCATCACCAATGGCGGGAGAGACCAGGTCGACCATGTCGTTGAGACGGCGGGTGAGAGCATCCACTCGCTCACCCTGCCAGAAGTGACGCCGCAACGCATCGCAGAAGCAACCAGCTCACGAGTCACTGGATCCGTTATGCTCGCCAAAGTGGTTGGCAACTATCTCAAGAAGGCGCATACCTCTTCGCTCACCTTTACCGGCGGAGCGTCTGCAGACAAACCACCGCGGGGAATGAGTGTGCTGGCCATAATTGGCGGGGCCAAGAACTCGCTGACGAGGGGGCTTGCCGTCGACCTGAGCCCCGTGAGGGTGAACCTTGTCTCTCCAGGGGCGGTCCAGACTGCCGTACTTGATTCATTGTTTGAGAACATGAAATTCGGAAATGGCAGTGCTGATTTCGAGGCCGCGAAGGTGATGCTGAAGAACGCTTCAGTATCGGGCAGGATTGGAGACCCAGAGGACGTGGCCGAGGCCTATCTGTCGTTGATGAGGAACCACTTCGTTACGGGAACGGTCCTCGATGTGAATGGCGGGATGTTTCTCAAGTAA
- a CDS encoding Putative zn(2)Cys(6) fungal-type DNA-binding domain-containing protein, with product MDPPPKRMRMMDAGRGGFPDMGVMSGGVGSPPGRPSPGDVGVDHHVQQQHQHQQHQHQHQHQQQHFIAEQVDPRMPAKQRTWSRASSACQTCRGRKTKCDNERPICGYCRRVGATCTYIEDSAPATSLCQGVGPRLLGAIENLANLIQRNEENFRAIPQLSRDLSRDSTDYPDSPTFQGRHESGILGQDGGGDGANKWSKTNLSLSDTAGLDTVLEWPIFPKPVPFAIDPFSHASPRSSEVFSPRSPPAMEFYELSRLADLFLANVRPMNPVVEPAVLRQMIKQVAENGPDWSSATCIVALTCALGAISQRPGQRTPSGTPRGYSVEPNRHLAFRYWSVAEKRLGFSMGSPGWESVQCLCLAGIWHMYNMDPLQAWKCFSMASNTWYTTSLMNKLTMPPEKAETPSADFPQSLTLEQTLYFTCFKSECDLAFELSLPGSILAGVDYPYSLPAPPSLGVTNLDNKALMMEQRSWYYYLAEISARHLINRIAQAQKRCPPHPTETGIDRMLEVFEVFEAQLTDWYEQLAPPISFQVPAGDIAPLTDDLCQALRGRYLAMRELLCRPFVCLASTISVGITVSESTTARVAEIASRGLQYCLFRIQATSSSPHHGLWLQLRSFVTCSLLLTAAERAQTIPSLNMPTRLIYPQNWRRTILAQKDVLSNCWEFEEGGISDCAKVLDWALAKFTLG from the exons ATGGACCCACCGCCGAAGAGAATGAGGATGATGGACGCCGGTCGGGGGGGCTTCCCCGACATGGGCGTCATgtccggcggcgtcggctcgCCTCCCGGCCGCCCCAGCCCTGGCGATGTTGGCGTCGATCACCacgtgcagcagcagcaccagcaccagcagcaccagcaccagcaccagcaccagcaacagcactTCATCGCGGAGCAGGTCGATCCCAGGATGCCGGCGAAGCAGAGGACCTGGTCCCGCGCGTCGTCCGCCTGCCAGACCTGCCGTGGCCGCAAGACAAAGTGCGACAACGAGCGGCCCATCTGCGGCTATTGCAGACGCGTCGGCGCCACCTGTACCTACATCGAGGACTCCGCCCCGGCCACGTCGTT ATGCCAAGGGGTCGGGCCGCGTCTACTTGGCGCAATAGAGAACCTGGCCAACCTCATCCAGCGCAACGAGGAGAACTTCCGCGCCATCCCCCAGCTGAGCCGCGACCTATCCCGTGACTCGACCGACTATCCGGACAGTCCGACCTTTCAGGGCCGCCATGAATccggcatcctcggccaggacggcggcggtgatgggGCCAACAAGTGGTCGAAGACGAACCTCTCCCTCTCGGACAcggccggcctcgacacgGTGCTCGAGTGGCCCATCTTCCCCAAGCCGGTGCCCTTCGCCATCGACCCCTTCAGCCACGCGTCCCCGCGCAGCTCCGAGGTCTTCTCGCCGCGGTCCCCGCCCGCCATGGAGTTCTACGAGCTGTCCCGGCTCGCGGACCTGTTCCTCGCCAACGTCCGCCCCATGAaccccgtcgtcgagcccgccgtGCTGCGCCAGATGATCAAGcaggtcgccgagaacgGCCCGGACTGGTCCTCGGCCACCTGCATCGTCGCTCTCACAtgcgccctcggcgccataTCCCAGCGGCCGGGCCAGAGAACCCCGAGCGGGACGCCCCGCGGGTACTCGGTCGAGCCGAACCGTCACCTGGCGTTCAGGTACTGgtccgtcgccgagaagcggCTGGGGTTCTCCATGGGGTCGCCCGGCTGGGAATCCGTCCAATGCTTGTGCCTTGCAGG GATCTGGCACATGTACAACATGGATCCCCTGCAGGCCTGGAAATGCTTTAGTATGGCGAGCAACACCTGGTACACCACCTCTCTCATGAACAA ACTGACGATGCCGCCTGAAAAGGCCGAAACACCGTCCGCCGACTTTCCTCAGTCACTGACACTAGAGCAGACCCTCTACTTCACCTGCTTCAAGTCCGAATG TGACCTCGCCTTCGAACTGTCCCTCCCCGGCTCCATTCTTGCCGGCGTAGACTACCCCTACAGCCTTCCCGCGCCTCCCAGCCTCGGCGTCACGAACCTCGACAACAAGGCCCTCATGATGGAGCAGAGGTCCTGGTACTACTACCTCGCCGAGATCTCGGCCCGGCACCTCATCAACCGCATCGCCCAGGCCCAGAAGCGCTGCCCCCCGCACCCGACCGAGACCGGCATCGACCGCATGCTCGAGGTCTTTGAGGTCTTCGAGGCCCAGCTGACCGACTGGTACGAGCAGCTGGCGCCCCCCATCTCCTTCCAGGTCCCCGCGGGAGACATCGCGCCCCTGACGGACGACCTGTGCCAGGCGCTGCGGGGGCGGTACCTCGCCATGCGCGAGCTGCTCTGCCGGCCCTTTGTGTGCCTCGCCTCCACCATCTCCGTCGGCATCACCGTGTCCGAGAGCACCACCGCCAGGGTGGCCGAGATCGCCTCGCGGGGCCTGCAGTACTGCCTCTTCCGCATCCAggccacctcgtcgtcgcctcaTCACGGCCTCTGGCTGCAGCTGCGCAGCTTCGTCACCTGCTCCCTCCTCCtgaccgccgccgagcgcgccCAGACGATCCCCTCGCTCAACATGCCCACGCGGCTGATCTACCCGCAGAACTGGAGGCGGACGATCCTGGCCCAGAAGGACGTCCTGTCCAACTGCTGGGAgttcgaggagggcggcatCAGCGACTGCGCCAAGGTGCTGGACTGGGCGCTGGCCAAGTTTACCCtgggatga